Part of the Nerophis ophidion isolate RoL-2023_Sa linkage group LG11, RoL_Noph_v1.0, whole genome shotgun sequence genome is shown below.
tggcggggctctcccttagagatagggtgagaagctctgtcatctgggaggaactcaaagtaaagccgctgctcctccacatggagaggagccagatgaggtggttagggcatctggtcagaatgtcaccagaacgcctcccttgggaagtgtttcgggcacatccgaccggtaggagaccacggggaagacccaggcctgggaacgcctcgggatcccccgggaggagctggactaagtggctggggagagggaagtctgggcttccctgctttggctgctgcccccgcgactcgacctaaGATAACTgtaggaagatggatggatggatggaaaaattattttactGACAATCAAAAAATGGTTAAAAGAGATtaattttgtttgaaaaaaatcggTGGGAACAGGTCTTCAAAAAGAAAGCATTAACTATGATTTCAAAATGCACCAAACAAATTGGAAGAAGAGAATTGTGTGACGGCAGTGGGAGTTTAGAGCCTTGCATTGCTTACCTGGTGACCAGAGTCTGTGCTCATCTTTGCGGTCCACCTTCTGAGTCCGGCTTTGCTTTTCAAAATGGGGGCAGCAGTGCGTTCGCATGTGGAGAAGGTTCTCGTGGAGGTGCGGCCCGTGCGCTTCTTGCAAGGCGTGCAGCAGCACCTCCTGGCTCTCTGTCACCAGGTCTCGCCTCCTCATGAAGGGAAAGCGCAAAGTGGCACACAAACGCTGCCCCAACGAGCTGACGGACTTGGACACCGAATCTTCTCTTTGAGCGTCGGTGCCGGTTTCCACCGTGACCAAGCTGTGGGGCCAACGGGCGCTCGGGCTGATAATGAGAACAGGGGGCTGGCAGTCAAGAGGGCCCTGGTTCTTGGGGGTGTGCTCCTCAGAAGACACTATCTGGGGTGGCGTCTTCTCCATCGCTTCCTGGAAGGGAAGATTTGTCTCTCCGCTGTTCTTGTGTGCTTTTGAGCTTTCACCACTTGCTGATGAATGACGCTGTTGCTGCTGGCCTGGTGTCATGTCGGACCCCTGACTGTTACAACACTCAAGTGTTTTCTTCTCGCACGCGTCGCCTTTTTCAAAGGGATCATTCTCTGCATTGTGGGATGTCGAGGctgccttcttcttcttcttgtgagCCTCTGCTTCACCGGGAACCTTGTTCTGCTGCTCCAGTAACAAGCGCTCGATGTCGATAGATTTCACCTCGTGGTTGAAGAGCCCGTGGTGACCGATGAGGCGGGCTGTCGTGATGATGCTCGGTTCTTGTGTGGGAGGAGCCACGTCCGAGCACTCCCTCCTGGGAGCGCAGCATAGAGAGTGGCGGCAGTTGGTCAGATGCGCCACGTCCTGGCTGCTGGGATGGTGGCAGTGATGCTGGTGGGGTTTGGCTTCCTTGCCGACGCCTCTCATCTGGCTGCGCTCCTTACGTGACTTCAGACGCTTCATTTTGTGCTTGGCATCCGTCTCACATTTGCATTTTCCATCCATGTGGCTCATCCTGACCCTTGTGGAGACAAAACCATGAATTCCAGTCAACTGTTGTTATTGTGTCGGTTACACAgttatggtcaaaagtttacatacacttgttttttgattgattgatacttttattagtagattgcacagttcagtacatattccgtacaattgaccactaaatggtaacaccccaataagtttttcaacttgtttaagtcgggctccacgttaatcaattcatggtccaaatatatactatcaacataatacagtcatcacacaagttaatcatcatagtatgtacatttaattatttacattatttacaatccagggggtgggatgaggaactttggttgatatcagaacttcagtcatcaacaattgcatcaacagagaaatgtggacattgaaacagtgtaggtctgacttagtaggatatgtacagccagcagagaacatagtgagttcacatagcataagaacaagtatatacattagaagtacatttgagttgtttataatccggggagatgggatgtgaatggaggagggtattagtaaagtgttgaagttgcctggaggtgttgttttagagcgcttttgaaggaatatagagatgcacttacttttacacctgttgggagtgcattccacattgatgtggcatagaaagagaatgagttaagacctttgttagattggaatctgggtttaacgtggtttgtggagctccccctggtgttgtggttatggcggtcatttacgttaaggaagtagtttgacatgtactttggtatcaaggaggtgtagcggattttatagactaggctcagtgcaagttgttttactctgtcctccaccctgagccagcccactttggagaagtgggttgaattgaggtgtgatctggagtggaggtctaaaagtaacaggactagcttattctgggatgtttggagtctagatttaagggttttggaggtgctggggtaccaggaggtgcaagcgtaatcgaagaagggttgaatgagagttcccgctagaatcctcaaggtgcttttgttgaccagaggagattctgtagaggaatctcgttctttggttgacctttttgatcaccttggttgccattttatcacaggaaagattagcctctagaatggaacctaggtaggtgatctcatccttcctggtgataacaatgtcacccacttttatagtgaagtcactgaccttcttaagtttgatatgggacccaaataggatggattccgttttacctaagtgtatggatagcttgttgtcagcgagccaggtgcaaatattgaggagttcagcactgaggatttgttccacctgtgactagTCCTTGCCGGACagcagcagggccgagtcatccacaaacaggaacaattcacagtggcatgctgatggcatgtcatttacgtatattaggaacagtaaaggtcctagtatactgccttgggggactccacagcttactgagaggggaggggacatggtgccgttcacctctaccacctgtttcctcccctccaagtaaaggacataatgtcatggctgtcttgactttccaataatttctacaactattacttttttttgtgatagagtgattggacctcatacttgtttgtcacaaaaaacattcacaaaGTTTGGTTCTTCTATGAATATATTATGGGTCTATTGGAAAtttgagcaaatgtgctgggttaaaagtataaatacagcaatgttaatatttgcttacatgtcccttggcaagtttcactgcaataaggcacttttggtagccatccaccagCTTGTGcttgaattttggaccactcctcttgtcaaaattgatgcagttcagctaaatgtgttgggttttccgacatggacttgtttcttcagcattgtccacacgtttaagtcaggaatttgggaaggcaattctaaaatcttaattctagcctgatttagccattcctttaacacTTTTGACGTACTTTGGgggcattgtcctgttggaacacccaactgcgcccaagacccaacatccgggctgatgatttgaggtaatcctcctttttcattgtcccatttactctctgtaaagcaccagttcctttggcagcaaaatgcttgacggtaggatggtgttcctggaattaaaggcctcaccttttttcctccaaacatattgctgggtattgtggccaaacagctcattttttgtttcatctgacatcacatggacaaagagaaGACCttgtggaggaaagttctgtggtcagatgaaacaaaaatttagctttttggacacaatacccagcaatacgtTTGGAGGAAAAGAGGTgacgcctttaatcccaggaacatcattcctaccgtcaagcatggtggtggtagaattatgctctgggcctgttttgctgccaatagaactggtgctttacagagagtaaatgggacaatgaaaaaggaggattacctccaaattcttcaagacaacctaaaatcatcagcccggaggttgggtcttgggtgcagttgggtgttccaacagaacaatgaccccaaacacatgtcaaaagtggtaaagaaatggctaaatcaggctagaattaaggttttgggatggccttctcaaagtcctggacaatgctgaagaaacaagtccatgtaagaaaaccaacacatttagctgaactgcaacaattttgtcaagaggagtggtcaaacattcaaccagaagcttgtagatggctacctAAGGTGCCTTATTGCGGTGAACACTTGCCAAGAGTCAAGTAGCCATGTCTCTTGGCAAAAGAGCGTTTTCTATTAGGGCTCCAGTACCCAATGCCctcagttagagatgctacctcagtagaagcatttaagtcccaacttaaaactcgtttgtatactctagcctttaaatagacccccattttagaccagttggtctgccgtttcttttctgctctgcccccttctccttcagggcggacactctaaccactaggtcagtagttcccaaatgggggtacacataacccctgggggtacttgatggtatgccaaggggtacatgagatttttaaaaaatattctaaaaatagcaacaattcaaaaatcctttataaattaatttttgttgaataaaacttcaacaaaatatgaatgtaagttcataaactgtgaaaagaattgcaacaatgcaatattcagtgttgacagctggattttttgtggacatgttccataaatattgatgttaaagatttcttttagaattaagttcataaatccagatggatctctattacaatccccaaaaagggcattttaaattgatgattacttctacgtgtcgaaatctttatttataattgaatcacttgtttatttttcagtaagtttttcgttatttgtatgtgttttttctcccaaatagttcaagaaagaccactacaaatgagcaatattttgcactgttatacaatttaataaatcagaaactgatgacatagtgctgtattttacttctttatctctttttttccaaccaaaaatcctttgctctgattagggggtacttgaattaaaaaaatgttcacggggggtacatcactgaaaataggTTGGGAACCACCGCCCTGGGGggaggggagggggttgcccacgggtcctctccaagtttttttcatagtcatcattgtcgaagtctcactggggtgagtttttccttgcccttatgtgggctctaccgaggatgtcgttgtggtttgtgcagccctttgagacacttgtgatttagggctatataaataaacattgatattggatccactttggactggattctcatggTTATGTtagatcagtgacgtgcggtgaggttcatggctggtgaggcactgacttcatcacagtcagatttataaacatatgaaccctatagagtagagatgcgcggataggcaattatataatccgcaaccgcatcaccaaagtcgtcatccacccgctgttcacccgaaccaacattttatcagaaccgcaaccgcccaccactcgcccgctgaaatacatcagaggttgaccacccttaccactcacagagctatttaaacctgtttcacagagtaatgaagacaattagagtcgctaacgttctcgcgaatatccaatggcgttcatcctgatgacaggaacatgggcgtgctgtgaagccattacctttgacaccttcaacaacatgtacgaaccgattgttagtccggcaacatgttgtgtgcagcttccgctatcatacgtacaagattgaaaggcatactgggtgatacagagtacactgatggttgtgatataaacaactttaacacttactaatatgcgccacgctgtgaagccacaccaaacaagattggcaaacacatttcgggagaacatccgcccagtaacacaacataaacgcaacacaacaaatacccagaatcctttgtatccgtgacaattcctgaatatattttacacccccgcgccccaaccccgcccaccttaccgacgcacggtaaggtgcagtcctgggttcaaatccaggctcgggatctttctgtgtggagtttgcatgttctccccgtgaatgcgtgggttccctccgggtactccggcttcctcccacttccaaagacatgcacctggggataggttgattggcaacactaaattggccctagtgtgtgaatgtgagtgtgaatgttgtctgtctatctgtgttggccctgcgatgaggtggcgacttgtccagggtgtaccccgccttccgcccgattgtagctgggataggcgccagcgccccccgcgaccccaaacgggaataagcggcagaaaatggatggataataaggtggtcggggttgggggtttgattgattgattgatacttttattagtagattgcacagttcagtacatattccgtacaattgaacactaaatggtaacacccgaataagtttttcaccttgtttaagtcggggtccatgttaatcaattcatggtagcggggtttggtggtagcgggggtggatattgtagcgtcccggaagagtaagtgctgctatggattctgggtatttgttctgttgtgtttatgttgtgttttggtgcagttgttctcccgaattgtgtttctcattcttgtctggtgtggcttcacagtgtggcgcatatttgtaacagtgttaaagttgttcatacggccaccctcagtgtgacctgtatggctgttgatcaaatatgccttgcattcacttgtgtgtgtacaaACCGCATATTATATGTGACTTAGCCGCcacgctgtatgtatagaggaaaagcggacgtaacgacaggttgtggagaacgctaaaggcagtgcctttaaggcacggccccaatattgttgtccggggagaaattcgggagaatggatgtcccgggaggggcactgaacctcgggagtctcccgggaatatcaggagggttggcaagtatgagtataatcGGTGAATACGTTGTTACTGTATAatcctggcgggccagctctaatgttaatttgatatcgcctcaagggccaaatgaaattacacggcgggccaaatttggcccgcgggccagagtttgacactcatgcactatggattggactttcacagggggtgccctttgagacacttgtgatttaaggctatataaatgaacattgattgattgattgatgtgaggGAGGGGGATTTGAACCGCAGCACCccagtgctggcagcactcatgtcATACAACAATCCCTTTGCTGTATTTACTTACAATATGGCTAAATGCTGAATCATGTTGAGTGGATAGTACATGTACACCACTTTCTATACTTTCTATGTAGATGAGTGTACTCACTCGTACAGTATATACTTACAGACTGACGTCGCCATCTACCGGAGGTCAGCCATTAGAGGCAAAGCCTTCTTCATCAGCCGAGGAGGCTTCTTCGCcctgaaattaaaaaaacaaacttcacTAAATTTGTAAAAATTAATTATCA
Proteins encoded:
- the si:dkey-250k15.4 gene encoding uncharacterized protein si:dkey-250k15.4 isoform X2 yields the protein MSHMDGKCKCETDAKHKMKRLKSRKERSQMRGVGKEAKPHQHHCHHPSSQDVAHLTNCRHSLCCAPRRECSDVAPPTQEPSIITTARLIGHHGLFNHEVKSIDIERLLLEQQNKVPGEAEAHKKKKKAASTSHNAENDPFEKGDACEKKTLECCNSQGSDMTPGQQQQRHSSASGESSKAHKNSGETNLPFQEAMEKTPPQIVSSEEHTPKNQGPLDCQPPVLIISPSARWPHSLVTVETGTDAQREDSVSKSVSSLGQRLCATLRFPFMRRRDLVTESQEVLLHALQEAHGPHLHENLLHMRTHCCPHFEKQSRTQKVDRKDEHRLWSPDGFPAPFQITSVVQSCFGTKGATALETPERKHFPWELSPQPTEKLAGQQAPWKPRPAF
- the si:dkey-250k15.4 gene encoding uncharacterized protein si:dkey-250k15.4 isoform X1 encodes the protein MSHMDGKCKCETDAKHKMKRLKSRKERSQMRGVGKEAKPHQHHCHHPSSQDVAHLTNCRHSLCCAPRRECSDVAPPTQEPSIITTARLIGHHGLFNHEVKSIDIERLLLEQQNKVPGEAEAHKKKKKAASTSHNAENDPFEKGDACEKKTLECCNSQGSDMTPGQQQQRHSSASGESSKAHKNSGETNLPFQEAMEKTPPQIVSSEEHTPKNQGPLDCQPPVLIISPSARWPHSLVTVETGTDAQREDSVSKSVSSLGQRLCATLRFPFMRRRDLVTESQEVLLHALQEAHGPHLHENLLHMRTHCCPHFEKQSRTQKVDRKDEHRLWSPDGFPAPFQITSVVQSCFGTKGATALETPERKHFPWELSPQPTEKAAGWPASPMETSAGFLENIFRPSVSPDFRLDFGSSAAASSHHLFATSPAWRVKSSAPQHLHFDRPAGEMSAAFNPFQDSFRDERRSHRSCHDPTGRYSLEQFPLERDLLESEKYYFAPTFSAPSHPPLFSQFSQPPTLTSLPSRHSDRILYPPSYTLEKDPTDSLTPLPRIHYPPSYTLEKDPTGSLTPLPSPDRWCFPPMRLY